The proteins below are encoded in one region of Silene latifolia isolate original U9 population unplaced genomic scaffold, ASM4854445v1 scaffold_139, whole genome shotgun sequence:
- the LOC141637716 gene encoding uncharacterized protein LOC141637716, translating into MSDEPTSWIWGRGRGHGRGYIPQPRRGPREDEEQSIRMTKTRSRLSSTDTLDKHLKVEILNFLGSLNPNDLLEWLRDVERIFEYKGYNDTKAFKVATLKLKGYASLWYDTMKSLRAREGKDPIRSWNKLKKKLLAKFVAKDYTQDLFIRLSKLKQNENSVEAYLRDFEQLTLQCDIIEKPDQRIARFLEGLNYNIAKQVRLQPLWSFEDVVNLSFRVEKMSKETPKSYAKAPPPKPYSGVRIGENSRPPLVVNKSVLDKGKTPMGHKSTPTRDERRKCYKVSVVWAFQKDCPSKRTLTATEVQEWEEEGLVEYEPEEEYGSEKEDDSDKTMVVTPLDTGHNLVLWGVMHSQQQPLEEDQRSLIFRSRCTIQGRVCNVIIDGGSCTNVASVTMVNKLNLETKPHPNPYKLRWLNKGAEVKVDQQCLVPFSIGNTYKDEVTCDIVPMDACHLLLGRPWEFDKDALHKGKSNIYTFKHGNQRIVLTPLPPNTKDYGSPNMSNHKGVLFLSEAEILREMQEEQSAFILLSKEVEGTTGIPSEVMELIHNYQEASLRSDPKTTRELQKQIEELMSKGFVRESLSPCAVPALLVPKKDSTWRMCIDKGGNQQYHIVKYRFPIPRLDDMLDELCGAKLFSKIDHDKAIIK; encoded by the exons ATGAGTGATGAACCAACATCCTGGATTTGGGGGAGAGGCAGAGGTCATGGGAGAGGATACATACCACAACCAAGAAGAGGGCCACGTGAGGATGAGGAGCAGTCGATTCGGATGACAAAGACAAGAAGCAGGCTTTCCTCAACAGACACACTCGATAAGCATCTTAAGGTAGAGATCCTGAATTTTCTCGGTAGTTTGAACCCAAATGATTTGTTAGAATGGTTAAGAGATGTTGAAAGAATTTTTGAGTATAAAGGATATAATGACACCAAAGCCTTTAAAGTTGCTACTTTAAAACTTAAGGGTTATGCATCATTATGGTATGACACCATGAAGAGTCTAAGGGCCAGGGAAGGAAAGGACCCCATTAGATCTTGGAATAAACTGAAAAAGAAGTTGCTTGCTAAGTTTGTTGCCAAAGATTACACTCAAGACTTGTTTATTAGGCTGTCTAAATTGAAACAAAATGAAAATTCTGTAGAAGCTTATCTGAGGGATTTTGAACAGTTGACACTACAATGTGATATCATTGAAAAACCTGATCAAAGGATTGCTAGGTTCCTAGAAGGCTTAAATTATAACATTGCAAAGCAAGTAAGGTTACAACCACTATGGTCTTTTGAGGATGTGGTCAATTTATCCTTTAGAGTTGAAAAAATGAGTAAGGAAACACCCAAGTCTTATGCTAAAGCACCCCCTCCTAAACCTTATTCTGGGGTCAGGATTGGTGAGAATTCTAGACCTCCTTTAGTTGTAAACAAGAGTGTCTTGGATAAAGGCAAGACTCCAATGGGACATAAGTCCACTCCCACAAGAGATGAGAGAAGGAAATGCTACAAAGTGTCGGTGGTATGGGCATTTCAAAAGGATTGTCCTTCTAAGAGGACCCTAACTGCCACAGAAGTCCAAGAATGGGAAGAAGAGGGATTGGTAGAATATGAACCAGAAGAGGAATATGGGAGTGAGAAGGAGGATGACTCAGATAAGACAATGGTTGTGACCCCTCTTGATACAGGCCACAACCTTGTTCTTTGGGGAGTTATGCATTCACAGCAGCAACCACTTGAGGAAGATCAGAGGTCCTTAATTTTCAGAAGCAGGTGTACCATTCAAGGCAGGGTGTGTAATGTGATCATAGATGGGGGTAGCTGCACCAATGTGGCTTCTGTCACTATGGTTAACAAGCTCAATTTAGAAACCAAACCTCACCCAAACCCTTACAAACTCAGGTGGCTCAATAAAGGGGCAGAAGTCAAGGTTGATCAGCAATGCCTTGTACCCTTTTCCATTGGgaacacttataaagatgaggtAACTTGTGACATTGTTCCAATGGATGCTTGTCATTTACTATTGGGCAGGCCTTGGGAGTTTGACAAGGATGCCTTACACAAAGGGAAGAGCAACATCTACACTTTTAAGCATGGGAACCAGAGAATAGTGCTCACACCTTTACCCCCAAACACCAAGGATTATGGCAGTCCTAACATGAGCAACCATAAAGGAGTACTATTCCTCTCAGAAGCAGAAATACTTAGGGAAATGCAGGAAGAGCAGTCTGCTTTCATTCTATTATCCAAGGAAGTTGAGGGTACAACAGGCATTCCCAGTGAAGTCATGGAACTGATTCATAACTATCAGGAA GCCAGCTTACGAAGTGACCCAAAGACAACTCGGGAGCTACAGAAACAGATAGAAGAACTCATGTCCAAGGGGTTTGTTAGAGAATCCTTGAGCCCTTGTGCGGTTCCAGCTCTCCTTGTTCCAAAAAAGGATAGCACatggagaatgtgcattgataAAGGTGGCAATCAACAATATCACATCGTAAAATACAGGTTTCCAATCCCTAGATTGGATGATATGCTCGATGAACTTTGTGGTGCTAAGCTATTTTCTAAGATAGACCATGACAAGGCTATCATCAAGTAA